The Acinetobacter sp. SAAs474 DNA window GCAAATTCTCGATATTACGACAATTTCCACAAATAATTTAAAAGCGTATCTATTTGTAGATATGTGACTGCGTGCATGAGTTTAATCTAATGCCTTTGGCTTTTCTAGAACAAAGAAAAAGATGATTAGATTTAAAAAAAGTAAGAAAAACAAAAAAGCACCTCTCATTTTATTAGGCATGATTGCAAAATGCGGCACATTAGGACAGATCGGTGCTGGTGTCGCCATGCTGAGTGATGAGATTTTTGCAATTGAGGAGTAATTTCAATATGGAAACACAGTGGTTTAATCAATCTCTTTCACAATTAATAGCAGCTTTAGATACAGAAAAAACAGATTTAGAAACCATAATCAATGCTTTTTATCGACGTATTGAGCATTGTGAAGAGGATGTGCAAGCTTGGCAATATTTAGTTCCTAAAACTGAGTATTTAAACCAATATTATGCACAGGAAGCATTTTATAAAAACTCGATTTTAAAAGGTTTACCATTTGCAATTAAAGATGTGATTGATACTGCTGGTATTCCAACCCGTATGGGATCAAGGATTTATACAAATCGTATTCCTGTTATAGATGCTGCGGTCGTTACAGCAATTAAACAGGCTGGTGGTATTATTTTAGGTAAAACAGTAACAACAGAATTCGCACTGTTTAAAGTAGATAAAACGCGTAACCCACATGATATTAATCGAACACCTGGTGGTTCTTCGAGTGGTTCGGCAGCAGCAGTTGCTGACTTTATGGTGCCTTTTGCTCTAGGGACTCAAACAGCGGCATCAGTTATACGACCTGCATCATATTGCGGTTGTTTGGCTTATGTGGGGAGTCATCAGCAGTTTTCACTCAGAAATATTCAGCCTTTAGCTCAATCTTTAGATAGTCTTGGTATGTTTGCGCAAAGCTTTGCTGATATTCGCTTGATGCGTCAAGTTTTACAATTAAGACCTACGACTTATCAAGCTCATCCACTTGCTAAAGTAATTAATATTGCACTATGTTCTGGTGAGCAGTTTGCTGATATTGATGTAGAGATGCAGCGGGCTTTTTTAGACTTACAACGTCAATTATCAAATACCAGAATCCAATATAAAGAGCTTCCAAATTCAATTGATTTAAGTCGGTTAGGTGATCATCATATACAAATTATGGCCTATGAGGTGGCAAGAAATTTACAGTCTGAATATGAGACTGGAATGTTGGATCACACTTTAATGGCATTAATAGAGCAAGGTTTACGATTACCTTATACAGAATATTTAAAACATTTACAGCAAGTACAATATAGTAAAGAGCGTTATATCCAGTGGATATCAAGTAATGATATCCATGTTACAATGGCACCAGCAGCCACAGGAATTGCCCCTTTAGGATTACAAGAAACAGGCAAACCTTCAATGAGTCGTCCATGGCAGGTAATGGGATTGCCAGTCACAACATTTCCTATGGCATATTGCAATCAACTTCCTTTGGGTGTGCAATTAATTGGTTATCCGCAGCAAGATGATGAATTACTTGAGGTCAGTGAGTATTTATACCATTTATTATTAAGTCATACCGGAGTGTAATGTGAAATTTGAATTAGACCATTGCATGATCAGAGTAAAAAACTTATAAGAATCTGTAAAGTAGGGCATAGTGCTACCATTGAATTGACCTCTAATTGGGGTCAAGAACATGCTTATACTTTTAGACGATGCATTGGGACATTTTGCCTTTATGGTTAAAGATATTAAAGAGGCAGTACAATATCTGGAACAACAATGCATTACGATTCAAACACCAGCCAAAATTATGTAAGATGGCGTATGTATGTTAGCTGTTGTATTAGGGTGTGTCCTCATTTAGATTTACACCAAATGAACATGCAGGCGATATAAATCATAGACTGATAATTACGTGCGAGTTTATCAAATCGAGTTGCTATTGCACGGAAGTGTTTTAATCTTGCAAAGGCATTCTCAACTAAATGTCTTAAGCAATATAAGTACTTATCAAAATCAAGATTGAATTTCTTACTATTTGATCTTAATGGAATAATAGGTATCATTTTTCGATTTCTAGCAGACTTCCTGATATATTCAGAATCATATCCCTTGTCCGCGATTAGATAATCTGCTGTTTCAATTAGATCTATTAGGTGTTCTGCAACTTGGCTGTCATGGACATCACCCCCAGTGATTTTAAAATCAATCGGTAATCCATTCGCGTCGGTTGCAAGATGAATCTTTGTTGTGAGTCCTCCACGAGATTGTCCAATTGCACGCTCGAAGCCATGCCGAGCTCCACTTGCATGCTGATGCGCGCGTATGTAGCTTCCATCAATGAATACCCATTCTTGGTCCAAGCTGCCTCGTAGTTTGAAAAAAATTTATCCCATAAGCCTTTCATAGCCCAGCGATTAAAACGGTTATAAGCAGTTTTCCAAGGGCAAAACTCTTGAGGAATATCACGCCATGTCGCACCTGTGCGTAGTTTCCATAAAATAGCTTCCATAATATTTCTACTGTTCTTTGAGCTATAGCAACCATGAAATTTCATTGTTACTTGAATCTGTTGCCAAATATCATCTGTGAGAAGAGTACGTGCCATTGAAAAATATTGAAATGGAGATAAAGTAGAGCCTAATTCTAGGCGTTTAAATATTATTCTTCAAATGAGGACACGCCCTAGATTCTGATGGTCATGTGATGGAATTAATTGAGAAGATGAGGTCATATTGATTAAGTTGAAAATTTAATCAATATGATCTTTGCTTGATATCAATTATTATAGCTAAATAGCCTAAGTATTTTAAATATTTTCTAAACGTCTGAAATAGGGCAGATCATTATGATATTGCTCTATTTTGTTCAATAATAATTTCTAATCCTTAAAATATTTTTTAAAACAATAATTTATTATTGTAAAACATCATGTATTATCCTTTTTATATAAAAAATTAATTGAGAAAATATTCTAAAAATAAGTAAAATTAAAATATAAGATTGAAAATAATTGAAGCGATATTTTAACTATTTTATTCTAATTTTTAAATATCTAAAATAGCCTAAGAAAAAATTATATTTAAAAATGAAATTGCAAATACATTTTATAAAAAGTAAATTAAATCTAACTAATAAAAAAAATTAAAACATCTTGTTGATAATTATAGATTTTTATATTTATTAATCTAAAATGATAAGTACCTTTTAATCCATGAAAAGTATAATTTTCTAATATTAATATAAATAATACTTGAAAAAAGTTAATATATTAACTATAAAGTTAACATGTTAATTAAATTTCAAATGCTCAACTATTTAAGCATTTGATAATAGCAAGAGAATTGTTTATGACTGAAATCAGCAAAATCAACAGCAATGGAAATATCTTTGGTGTCGCTTTAAATTACCAATGTCTGTATGAAAAATTACAAGCGCAATTTAACGAAAAGCCATATCTCAACGAACCTAAAAAACCTGTTTTGTTTATTAAAACGCCGAATACACGTAATCATTCGAATGCGATTATCGTTAAGCAAAAAGATGAGATTTTACAAGCTGGGCCAACCATTGGCATTGTGATTGCAAAAGATACTATTCGTGTCAAAGCCAATCAGGCTGATGAATATATTGCAGGCTATGTGGTCGTTAATGAATTAAGTCTTCCTGAAGAAAGTTATTATCGTCCTGCAATTAAAGCAAAATGCCAAGATGGTTTTTGTGTCATTGGTAGCGTTGTTGATAAATCTCAAGTTATTGATTTATGCAACTTAAACTTAAAAGTTTATGTTAATGATGAACTAAAACAACAAGGTACAACAGCCAATTGGATACGTACGCCTACACAAATTATTGAAGAAATTTCTGAATATATGCCGCTTTATAAAGGGGATATTATTTTAACAGGTACACCATATGGTCGGGTAAACCTACAGAATGGTGATGAAGTTCGTATTGAAATTGATCAATTAGGTTCAGTGACCAACACCATTCATGAAGAAGGTAAATAATTTATGAAAACTGCACGTATCCGTTATTGCAATGAAATTTTACAAGTGATGGTGAATGATCAATTTCAGGTAACTTTACCATCTGGTGAAATTTTAAATGAAAATCAAGTCGAGTGGTTACCACCAGCAACTGGAACGATGTTTGCACTTGGACTGAATTATGCTGATCATGCAAGAGAATTGGCATTTGAACCACCTAAAGAACCTTTGATTTTCATTAAAGCACCCAATAGTTATATTGGTCATAACCATCAAACATGGCGTCCAGATCATATTGAATATATGCATTATGAATGTGAATTAGTTGCTGTGATTGGAAAAACTGCAAAAAATGTCAAGCGTGAAGATGCTTTGGATTATGTCGCAGGTTATACCCTATGTAATGATTATGCTATTCGTGATTTTCTTGAAAATTATTACCGACCAAATTTACGTGTTAAAAACCGTTATGCAACAACACCTGTTGGTCCATATATTATTGATCAAAGTCTTGTACCTACACCAAACAATCTTACTTTACGTACTTGGGTTAACGGCGAATTACGTCAAGAAGGAACAACAGCAGACATGATTTTTGATGTGCCTTTTTTAATTGAATATATTTCTTCTTTTATGACATTACAACCAGGTGACATGATTGCAACAGGTACACCTGAGGGTCTTTCGGATGTTGTGCCTGGTGATGAAGTCGTGGTTGAAATTGAAGGCATTGGTAAATTACGTAATTACATTATTTCAGAATCTGAATTTTTTAAAACAGTTTAAATGTTAAGGGACCAACATCATGATTAAACATTGGATTAACGGTAAAGAAGTTGAAAGCAAACAAACTTTTACCAATTACAACCCTGCAACCAATGAAGTGATTGGTGAGGTTGCAAGTGGTGGTCAAGAGGAAATTAATCTTGCTGTTGCAGCAGCTAAAAAAGCCTTTCCTCAATGGGCGAAAACCCCTGCAAAAGAACGTGCACGTTTAATGCGTAATTTAGGTGAATTAATTGATCAGAATGTTACAAAAATTGCTGAACTTGAAACGCTAGATACAGGTTTACCTATTCATCAAACTAAA harbors:
- a CDS encoding amidase, with the protein product METQWFNQSLSQLIAALDTEKTDLETIINAFYRRIEHCEEDVQAWQYLVPKTEYLNQYYAQEAFYKNSILKGLPFAIKDVIDTAGIPTRMGSRIYTNRIPVIDAAVVTAIKQAGGIILGKTVTTEFALFKVDKTRNPHDINRTPGGSSSGSAAAVADFMVPFALGTQTAASVIRPASYCGCLAYVGSHQQFSLRNIQPLAQSLDSLGMFAQSFADIRLMRQVLQLRPTTYQAHPLAKVINIALCSGEQFADIDVEMQRAFLDLQRQLSNTRIQYKELPNSIDLSRLGDHHIQIMAYEVARNLQSEYETGMLDHTLMALIEQGLRLPYTEYLKHLQQVQYSKERYIQWISSNDIHVTMAPAATGIAPLGLQETGKPSMSRPWQVMGLPVTTFPMAYCNQLPLGVQLIGYPQQDDELLEVSEYLYHLLLSHTGV
- a CDS encoding IS5 family transposase (programmed frameshift) → MARTLLTDDIWQQIQVTMKFHGCYSSKNSRNIMEAILWKLRTGATWRDIPQEFCPWKTAYNRFNRWAMKGLWDKFFFKLRGSLDQEWVFIDGSYIRAHQHASGARHGFERAIGQSRGGLTTKIHLATDANGLPIDFKITGGDVHDSQVAEHLIDLIETADYLIADKGYDSEYIRKSARNRKMIPIIPLRSNSKKFNLDFDKYLYCLRHLVENAFARLKHFRAIATRFDKLARNYQSMIYIACMFIWCKSK
- a CDS encoding fumarylacetoacetate hydrolase family protein, encoding MTEISKINSNGNIFGVALNYQCLYEKLQAQFNEKPYLNEPKKPVLFIKTPNTRNHSNAIIVKQKDEILQAGPTIGIVIAKDTIRVKANQADEYIAGYVVVNELSLPEESYYRPAIKAKCQDGFCVIGSVVDKSQVIDLCNLNLKVYVNDELKQQGTTANWIRTPTQIIEEISEYMPLYKGDIILTGTPYGRVNLQNGDEVRIEIDQLGSVTNTIHEEGK
- a CDS encoding fumarylacetoacetate hydrolase family protein, which gives rise to MKTARIRYCNEILQVMVNDQFQVTLPSGEILNENQVEWLPPATGTMFALGLNYADHARELAFEPPKEPLIFIKAPNSYIGHNHQTWRPDHIEYMHYECELVAVIGKTAKNVKREDALDYVAGYTLCNDYAIRDFLENYYRPNLRVKNRYATTPVGPYIIDQSLVPTPNNLTLRTWVNGELRQEGTTADMIFDVPFLIEYISSFMTLQPGDMIATGTPEGLSDVVPGDEVVVEIEGIGKLRNYIISESEFFKTV